One part of the Vitis riparia cultivar Riparia Gloire de Montpellier isolate 1030 chromosome 15, EGFV_Vit.rip_1.0, whole genome shotgun sequence genome encodes these proteins:
- the LOC117932287 gene encoding cyclic nucleotide-gated ion channel 1-like encodes MNFKQKFVRFQEWSPARSVSSEGQFPPYRRGTRATISGILERIQEGFATVSERIQSWRKSLSLPSRTRKPSKELKSPRKKILDPQGSFLQEWNKVFLISTVLAVALDPFFFYVPILHREETCLDLDTKLGVIACVLRSIVDIFYILHIIFQFHTGFIAPSSRVFGRGELVEAPSAIAKRYLSTYFIIDILSILPLPQLVILIVKVKGPVSLNTKDLLKSVIFSQYVPRLLRIYPLYKEVTTTSGIITQTAWAGAVFNLCLYMLASHVVGAFWYLFAIERQNTCWAKGSRSCHFNPVGLYCGAESRRNNITPQVHDCLNAACPLIDPDDIVNSTTFNFGIFFDALQSHVVERKDFQNKFFYCFWWGLRNLSSLGQNLKTSTFIEEIFFAVFISIFGLVLFSLLIGNMQKYLQSTTVRVEEMRVKRQDAEQWMAHRLLPDPLRVRIRRYEQYKWQETRGVQEHKLISDLPKDLRRDVRRHLCWNLLMRVPMFEKMDSQLLDALCDHLKPVLYTENSTILREGDPVDEIFFIMRGKLSTITTNGGRTGFFNETYLKAGDFCGDELLTWALESKSSSNLPISTRTVKAITEVEAFGLMSNDLITVASQFFYRLHSKQLQYTFRFYSQQWRTWGACFIQAAWQRYRRRKQDKALQEAEERLQDALSREVGASPSLGATVFASRFAAKLLRALRRNGGRRTRLPQRLPPLMPQKPTDPDFTSAGR; translated from the exons ATGAATTTCAAGCAGAAATTTGTAAG GTTTCAGGAATGGAGTCCAGCAAGATCCGTGAGTTCTGAGGGGCAATTCCCCCCATACCGGAGAGGAACTAGAGCAACTATAAGTGGAATTCTTGAGAGGATTCAGGAAGGATTTGCAACAGTTTCTGAAAGGATTCAGAGCTGGAGAAAATCACTAAGCCTCCCTTCAAGAACCAGAAAGCCATCAAAAGAATTGAAGAGTCCCAGGAAGAAAATTCTTGACCCCCAGGGTTCGTTTCTTCAGGAGTGGAATAAAGTATTCCTCATCTCTACTGTACTTGCAGTTGCCTTggatccatttttcttttacgTCCCAATTCTTCATCGCGAGGAGACCTGCCTTGATTTGGACACGAAACTGGGGGTCATTGCTTGTGTTCTTCGTTCAATTGTCGACATCTTTTACATTCTTCATATTATCTTTCAGTTCCATACTGGGTTTATCGCCCCTTCTTCTAGAGTATTTGGGAGGGGTGAATTAGTTGAAGCCCCTTCAGCTATAGCGAAAAGATACTTGTCCACCTACTTCATTATCGATATTCTCTCAATCCTTCCCCTCCCACAG TTGGTTATTCTGATCGTCAAAGTGAAAGGACCGGTTTCATTGAATACAAAGGACTTGTTGAAGTCTGTCATTTTCTCCCAGTATGTGCCAAGACTACTCAGGATTTATCCACTATATAAAGAAGTGACGACGACTTCTGGCATTATTACTCAAACCGCATGGGCTGGGGCTGTTTTCAATCTCTGCCTCTATATGCTGGCCAGTCAT GTAGTTGGAGCTTTTTGGTACTTGTTTGCAATAGAACGACAAAATACCTGCTGGGCAAAGGGAAGTCGGTCATGTCATTTCAATCCTGTAGGTTTGTACTGTGGAGCAGAAAGTAGACGAAATAATATTACTCCACAGGTTCATGATTGTCTAAATGCAGCTTGTCCTCTTATCGACCCTGATGATATTGTGAATTCAACAACGTTTAACTTTGGAATATTCTTTGATGCTCTTCAATCTCATGTGGTGGAAAGAAAagatttccaaaataaattcttttactGCTTTTGGTGGGGTCTGAGAAATCTTAG TTCTCTGGGACAGAACCTCAAAACAAGCACTTTCATCGAGGAGATCTTCTTTGCTGTGTTTATCTCCATCTTTGGATTGGTTTTATTTTCACTACTCATTGGAAATATGCAG AAATATCTGCAATCCACAACTGTTAGAGTCGAAGAGATGAGAGTAAAAAGGCAGGATGCAGAGCAGTGGATGGCTCATCGATTGCTCCCTGACCCCCTGAGGGTGCGGATTAGGCGGTATGAACAATACAAATGGCAAGAAACCAGAGGTGTCCAGGAGCATAAACTTATTTCAGATCTTCCCAAGGACCTCAGGAGAGACGTAAGGCGCCATCTCTGCTGGAATCTGCTAATGAGA GTGCCAATGTTTGAAAAAATGGACAGCCAACTGTTGGATGCACTGTGTGATCACCTAAAGCCAGTTCTTTATACAGAAAACAGCACCATTCTCCGTGAGGGGGATCCTGTTGATGAGATCTTCTTCATCATGCGAGGCAAGCTGTCGACTATAACCACCAATGGTGGAAGAACTGGCTTCTTCAATGAAACTTATCTCAAGGCTGGTGACTTCTGTGGAGATGAGCTTCTCACATGGGCCTTGGAATCCAAATCCTCTTCCAATCTCCCCATCTCAACCAGAACTGTAAAGGCCATAACTGAGGTTGAAGCCTTTGGTCTAATGTCCAATGACCTGATAACCGTTGCCTCCCAGTTCTTCTACCGTCTCCACAGCAAGCAGCTCCAGTATACTTTCAG GTTCTACTCCCAGCAGTGGAGGACATGGGGAGCCTGCTTTATACAGGCTGCTTGGCAGCGTTACAGGAGGAGGAAGCAGGACAAGGCTTTACAGGAGGCGGAAGAGAGGCTGCAAGATGCTTTATCAAGAGAGGTAGGTGCCTCTCCAAGCCTCGGTGCCACTGTCTTCGCATCAAGGTTTGCTGCCAAACTTCTACGAGCCCTGCGGCGTAATGGTGGACGCAGAACCCGATTGCCACAGAGACTACCACCTTTGATGCCTCAGAAGCCCACTGATCCTGATTTTACTTCGGCAGGTCGGTAA
- the LOC117932183 gene encoding uncharacterized protein LOC117932183 isoform X1 yields MKTLQDSQSAQEIQSSTQVSHESQSDHQNNTAEAPVADSGSICISSNDNRKVSREDIELVQNLIERCLQLYMNRDEVVKTLLSRARIDPGFTTLVWQKLEEENADFFRAYYIRLKLKKQIILFNHLLEHQAHLTNYHVSPKVPLAPIQNGIHPMPVNNLPMGYPVLQQPPIPAPGQPHIDSMGCGISSCHVVNGVPAPGNFHPMRMNSGNDMVRNTSTADVAPVIPPSSAMSSMSEMPVSPTSVASSGHFPFTASDISGMGVEASALETAFTSDVASSVGLQLPPDGGPGNSRDSLRALAPIPWNFSLSDLTADLSNLGDLGALGNYPGSPFLGSDSDILLDSPEQEDIVEEFFVDSVPGPPNAQSDEEKS; encoded by the exons ATGAAGACCTTACAG GATTCACAGAGTGCACAGGAAATACAGTCCTCAACCCAAGTTTCACATGAGTCCCAAAGTGACCACCAGAACAACACAGCAGAGGCTCCTGTGGCAGACTCAGGTTCAATATGCATTTCAAGCAATGATAACAGGAAAGTTTCGCGTGAAGATATTGAACTT GTCCAGAATTTGATAGAACGGTGCCTACAGTTGTACATGAACAGGGATGAAGTGGTGAAGACCCTCTTGAGTCGTGCAAGGATAGATCCTGGATTTACAACTTTGG TATGGCAGAAGTTGGAAGAAGAAAATGCTGATTTTTTCAGGGCCTATTACATTAGATTAAAATTGAAGAAACAAATCATTTTGTTTAATCATTTGCTTGAGCATCAGGCTCATCTCACGAATTATCATGTGTCTCCAAAAGTTCCTTTGGCGCCCATACAGAATGGAATCCATCCCATGCCTG TTAACAACTTACCAATGGGATATCCTGTACTTCAACAACCTCCTATCCCGGCTCCTGGTCAACCTCATATTGATTCCATGGGTTGTGGAATATCCAGCTGTCATGTTGTAAATGGAGTCCCTGCACCAGGCAATTTCCACCCTATGCGGATGAATTCCGGGAACGa TATGGTGAGGAACACCAGCACAGCAGATGTAGCACCTGTTATTCCACCTAGCAGTGCCATGTCATCCATGTCAGAGATGCCTGTTAGTCCTACTTCAGTTGCATCAAGTGGCCATTTCCCCTTCACTGCATCAGATATATCAGGAATGGGAGTAGAGGCATCAGCACTTGAGACAGCATTTACATCTGATGTGGCCAGTTCAGTAGGATTGCAGCTTCCTCCAGATGGTGGGCCTGGGAATTCTAGAGATTCCCTCAGAGCTTTGGCTCCAATTCCATGGAATTTCAGTCTTTCAGATTTAACAGCAGATTTATCAAACTTAGGAG ATCTAGGAGCTTTGGGAAACTACCCCGGTTCTCCCTTTCTGGGTTCTGATTCAGACATTTTGCTTGATTCTCCGGAGCAAGAGGATATAG TTGAGGAGTTCTTTGTCGATTCTGTCCCAGGGCCGCCAAATGCCCAATCAGATGAGGAGAAGTCCTAG
- the LOC117932183 gene encoding uncharacterized protein LOC117932183 isoform X2, with product MKTLQSAQEIQSSTQVSHESQSDHQNNTAEAPVADSGSICISSNDNRKVSREDIELVQNLIERCLQLYMNRDEVVKTLLSRARIDPGFTTLVWQKLEEENADFFRAYYIRLKLKKQIILFNHLLEHQAHLTNYHVSPKVPLAPIQNGIHPMPVNNLPMGYPVLQQPPIPAPGQPHIDSMGCGISSCHVVNGVPAPGNFHPMRMNSGNDMVRNTSTADVAPVIPPSSAMSSMSEMPVSPTSVASSGHFPFTASDISGMGVEASALETAFTSDVASSVGLQLPPDGGPGNSRDSLRALAPIPWNFSLSDLTADLSNLGDLGALGNYPGSPFLGSDSDILLDSPEQEDIVEEFFVDSVPGPPNAQSDEEKS from the exons ATGAAGACCTTACAG AGTGCACAGGAAATACAGTCCTCAACCCAAGTTTCACATGAGTCCCAAAGTGACCACCAGAACAACACAGCAGAGGCTCCTGTGGCAGACTCAGGTTCAATATGCATTTCAAGCAATGATAACAGGAAAGTTTCGCGTGAAGATATTGAACTT GTCCAGAATTTGATAGAACGGTGCCTACAGTTGTACATGAACAGGGATGAAGTGGTGAAGACCCTCTTGAGTCGTGCAAGGATAGATCCTGGATTTACAACTTTGG TATGGCAGAAGTTGGAAGAAGAAAATGCTGATTTTTTCAGGGCCTATTACATTAGATTAAAATTGAAGAAACAAATCATTTTGTTTAATCATTTGCTTGAGCATCAGGCTCATCTCACGAATTATCATGTGTCTCCAAAAGTTCCTTTGGCGCCCATACAGAATGGAATCCATCCCATGCCTG TTAACAACTTACCAATGGGATATCCTGTACTTCAACAACCTCCTATCCCGGCTCCTGGTCAACCTCATATTGATTCCATGGGTTGTGGAATATCCAGCTGTCATGTTGTAAATGGAGTCCCTGCACCAGGCAATTTCCACCCTATGCGGATGAATTCCGGGAACGa TATGGTGAGGAACACCAGCACAGCAGATGTAGCACCTGTTATTCCACCTAGCAGTGCCATGTCATCCATGTCAGAGATGCCTGTTAGTCCTACTTCAGTTGCATCAAGTGGCCATTTCCCCTTCACTGCATCAGATATATCAGGAATGGGAGTAGAGGCATCAGCACTTGAGACAGCATTTACATCTGATGTGGCCAGTTCAGTAGGATTGCAGCTTCCTCCAGATGGTGGGCCTGGGAATTCTAGAGATTCCCTCAGAGCTTTGGCTCCAATTCCATGGAATTTCAGTCTTTCAGATTTAACAGCAGATTTATCAAACTTAGGAG ATCTAGGAGCTTTGGGAAACTACCCCGGTTCTCCCTTTCTGGGTTCTGATTCAGACATTTTGCTTGATTCTCCGGAGCAAGAGGATATAG TTGAGGAGTTCTTTGTCGATTCTGTCCCAGGGCCGCCAAATGCCCAATCAGATGAGGAGAAGTCCTAG